Part of the Gordonia crocea genome is shown below.
GGCCGGGGTCGTCGTCGTGGCCGCCGCCGGGTGTACCAAGGCGCCCTCGTATTCCGATCAGATCGACCGGGTGGGCGACTTTCAAAAGTCCGCGCTGCCGGCGGTGACGGTCACCGGGTGGGAGGGCAAGCCCCTGTCCGACCAGGCCGTCGGCGTCATGCCCGGCGCGCCGGTCGTGGTGGCCACGCATGCGGGCGTGCTGACCGACGTCACGGTGTCCGGGCCCGACGGCACCGTGCCGGGCCGCCTCACCGACGACGGCCAGCGTTGGCAGTCGTCCAAGCCGCTGTCCTTCGGCGCGCACTACACGTTGACCGCGTCGGCCCGCGGCGTGGCCGGCGAACGGGCGCAGCAGGTGGCATTCACCACGAGTACCGCGTCGAGCTTCGCCTCCGCCTCGACCGTCATCAACGACGGCGAGACCGTCGGGGTCGGACAGACCGTCCCGATCAACTTCGACGCGCCGGTGGCCAACAAGCTCAACGCGCAGCGCGCGATCACGGTCACCACCGATCCGCCGGTGGAGGGGGCCTTCTACTGGCTCAACGACTCGATGGTCCGCTGGCGCCCCGAGCACTACTTCGCACCCGGTACCAAGGTGACGGTGGCGGTCCACACCAAGGGGATCGACCTGGGTGACGGGGTGTACGGCACCAACAACCTGTCGTCGCACTTCACCATCGGCCGCCGGTTCGTCGCGATCGCCGACGACAAGTCCAAGCAGATCGTCGTCTACATCAACGGCAAGCCGGTGCGGACGATGGCCACCTCGATGGGCAAGGACTCCACCCCGACCAACACCGGCGTGTACATGGTCGCCGAGCGGGTGCCGAGCGTCATCATGGACTCCTCCACCTACGGTGTGCCGGTCAAGTCGGCCGCGGGCTATCGCGAGGTCGTCTACAACGCGTCGCGGATCTCGTTCAGCGGGATCTACGTCCACGCCGCTCCCTGGTCGGTGGGGCAACAGGGGAACACCGATGTCAGCAACGGCTGCCTCAACGTCAACGACGCCAATGCGCTGTGGTTCCGGGAGAACGCCAGGCGCGGCGATCTGGTGATCGTCAAGAACACCGTCGGCCCGCCGCTGCCCGGCGACGACGGTCTCGGCGATTGGAACGTCCCGTGGTCGGTGTGGAAGAAGGGCAACGCCTGATCCGCGTCGCGCGCACCCCCAGATAAGGCTGCTACCAGCGGATTTCGTCTGCAGGCCGCAGCGGTGCTAATGTCTTGGGGTCGCATTCGCGAGCGCCATTAGCTCAATTGGCAGAGCAGCTGACTCTTAATCAGCGGGTTCGGGGTTCGAGTCCCTGATGGCGCACAAGACACAGACCCTCACCAGTGGAAACGCTGGTGGGGGTCTTTCTCGATTCCGGCCGAAACCCCCTTATGCCCCCGCCAACGGGTGTGGCGGGACACTGTGAGGCGTTGCATGACGGCGGGTAGATGTGACAACCGTCTCGCGATCGGCTAACTTGCTCCCCATGCGATCTAAGTTACGACTTGTAACATCGGCGTTCATTGCCCTCTCTGCGGCTGCGGCCGTGCTGACCGTGCCCGCCGCCGGTGCACAGACGGCGACCTGCGCCGAACCGGGTGCCTTGGCTTCGCCGACGAGTGTCAACCTCGACGCCGCCAAGTTGCGACGATCGGTTCAGTTCGCCGCGAGCACCTCGGCCTGGGAGGTGCGGGTGTACCGGCACGATTGCCTGGTTGCGTCGTATGGGGCGGACAAGGCGGCGCCGGTGTTCAGCGCGAGCAAGTCCGTCGCTTCGCTCGTCGTCGGCCGTGCGGTCACGCTGGGATACTTCTCGATGACTGATCCGCTGAAGAAGTTCTTCCCCAAGGCGCGGGGGCCGGTCGGCAACATCACCGTCGAGCAGGTGATCACCCAGACCAGTGGACTGCACTTCAGCTGGCCCGCCGATGTCGCGGGCTATCTGACCGACATCGAGCACTACCTGCTCCACACCGCCCGGGACCATGCGCCGGGCACCACGTTCCAGTACGCCCAGGCTTCGTTGTCGTTGCTCGCGGCGATCATCAGTCGCACCACCGGGCGCTCATTCCTCGATTTCGCGCAGGCCGAAGTGTTCTCGCGCGTGGGCATCGCGCGCAATCGCTGGGCGTGGATCGCTGACCGGCGGGGCGTCCCGCAGGTTGCCGGAGGTCTGGCGATGCGCCCGAGTGACCTCGGTCGGCTGGGAGCCCTGTCCATGCACTGGGGGCCTGGCGCGGTCAGCGGGTGATCTCCGCCGACTACTTCGCCGACGCGGTGAAGGGCACGAAGGCCAATCCCGGATACGGCTATACCTTTTGGACCAATGCCGGTGACCGGTACGGGAACACCTCCGTGTCGTCACCCCAGTTCTTCAACCGCCGGGTCTGGGAGGGGCTGCCGCGCGATGCCTTCGCGATGTCGGGCGCCCTTGGCCAGTTGGTTGTGGTGGTGCCGAGCTTCGACATCGTCATCGTGCGCACCGGGCTCCCTCCGCTGAGCTCGGGGGTGAGCGACATCTTTGCCAGTTCGTCGAACCTGGACCTCAAGGAGTTCTTCCAGCGGGTGATCGAATCGGCGACCGACAAGAAGAACCCCGCTCACGTCGACTTCGCCAAGCGGCGCGCGCGGAAGTCGCCCCCGAGCGATATGACGACGATGATCAAGGGGTTGCCGACTATCGTCGACGCCCCGAACCTGATCGGGATCATGACGGGCACCGGCCGATTCGGCGGGGCCGGCTGCAACTTCGCGGTCTGCGCCGGCGTTGCCGCGCCGGAGGCGTTGGGGGACTTTATGGCCGGTGCGATGGCACAGATCAGTGCGCTGAGGTAGCCGGCGCGCTTTGACCCGATGCGCGGGTATGTCCGTACCGCGGAGATCGCCTACAATGGGAGCCATCGCCGACGCCGCAGGTGCTCGCACCCGGCCGGCTCGATGTCCGCACAGCGGATTCGCACGATCGATGGTTGGAGAATGATGGGTTACCCCCGTGGCGGCACCCGTGGTGGCCGCGCGCCGTTCGTCGTCCTCGCAGCACTGATTGCGATGGTCGGCATGCTCAGTTCGTGCACCAAATCGCCGACCTATCCCGACACGGTCAGCGACTCGTCGCAGTTCGCCGATCTGGCGGCGC
Proteins encoded:
- a CDS encoding serine hydrolase domain-containing protein, translated to MLTVPAAGAQTATCAEPGALASPTSVNLDAAKLRRSVQFAASTSAWEVRVYRHDCLVASYGADKAAPVFSASKSVASLVVGRAVTLGYFSMTDPLKKFFPKARGPVGNITVEQVITQTSGLHFSWPADVAGYLTDIEHYLLHTARDHAPGTTFQYAQASLSLLAAIISRTTGRSFLDFAQAEVFSRVGIARNRWAWIADRRGVPQVAGGLAMRPSDLGRLGALSMHWGPGAVSG
- a CDS encoding L,D-transpeptidase produces the protein MAGVVVVAAAGCTKAPSYSDQIDRVGDFQKSALPAVTVTGWEGKPLSDQAVGVMPGAPVVVATHAGVLTDVTVSGPDGTVPGRLTDDGQRWQSSKPLSFGAHYTLTASARGVAGERAQQVAFTTSTASSFASASTVINDGETVGVGQTVPINFDAPVANKLNAQRAITVTTDPPVEGAFYWLNDSMVRWRPEHYFAPGTKVTVAVHTKGIDLGDGVYGTNNLSSHFTIGRRFVAIADDKSKQIVVYINGKPVRTMATSMGKDSTPTNTGVYMVAERVPSVIMDSSTYGVPVKSAAGYREVVYNASRISFSGIYVHAAPWSVGQQGNTDVSNGCLNVNDANALWFRENARRGDLVIVKNTVGPPLPGDDGLGDWNVPWSVWKKGNA